The following proteins are encoded in a genomic region of Brachypodium distachyon strain Bd21 chromosome 1, Brachypodium_distachyon_v3.0, whole genome shotgun sequence:
- the LOC100823628 gene encoding COBRA-like protein 1: MAARRRLLFLPPAALLFALSALVPSSDAYDPLDPGGNITIKWDVMQWTADGYVAVVSLYNYQQYRHIQPPGWKLGWIWAKKEIIWSTMGGQTTEQGDCSRFKAAPAPPHCCRKDPEVVDLLPSAPYSARIANCCKGGVLGSWAQDPADAAASFQLSVGQAGTSSRSVRVPLNFTLRAPGPGYTCGPAKVVRPTRFVSPDGRRSTQALMTWNVTCTYSQFVAQRSPTCCVSLSSFYNDTIVHCPTCSCGCQNTNSKTDTCVEGDSPYLASVVNGDGKDSLVPLVECTPHMCPIRVHWHVKVSYRNYWRVKITVTNFNYRMNYSRWNLVAQHPNFDNLTTIFSFNYKALNPYGTINDTAMLWGIKYYNDLLMTAGPDGNVQSELLFRKDAATFTFQKGWAFPRRVYFNGDNCVMPPPDAYPWLPNASPRLSASLLLPNIAVWAALVFLQLVHA; this comes from the exons atggcggcgagaCGGCGTCTGCTGTTCCTGCCCCCGGCTGCGCTGCTCTTCGCCCTCTCCGCCCTGGTGCCTTCATCAG ACGCGTATGATCCACTTGATCCGGGTGGGAACATCACAATCAAGTGGGATGTAATGCAGTGGACTGCAGATGGCTATGTG GCCGTCGTTTCGCTGTACAACTACCAGCAGTACAGGCACATCCAGCCGCCGGGGTGGAAGCTGGGCTGGATATGGGCCAAGAAGGAGATCATCTGGAGCACCATGGGCGGGCAGACGACGGAGCAAGGCGACTGCTCGCGTTTcaaggcggcgccggcgccgccgcactGCTGCCGGAAGGACcccgaggtggtggacctgcTCCCTTCCGCGCCCTACAGCGCCCGGATCGCCAACTGCTGCAAGGGCGGCGTGCTCGGCTCCTGGGCGCAGgaccccgccgacgccgccgcctccttccagCTCAGCGTCGGCCAGGCGGGGACCTCCAGCCGCAGCGTACGGGTGCCGCTCAATTTCACGCTCAGGGCCCCTGGGCCTGGGTACACCTGCGGGCCCGCCAAGGTCGTCCGGCCCACCCGGTTCGTCTCGCCGGACGGCCGGAGGTCCACGCAGGCGCTCA TGACGTGGAATGTGACGTGTACGTATTCTCAGTTCGTCGCGCAGAGATCGCCGACGTGCTGCGTCTCGCTCTCCTCCTTCTACAACGACACCATCGTCCACTGCCCGACCTGCTCCTGCGGCTGCCAGAATACCAACAGTAAAACAGATACCTGTGTAGA GGGGGATTCGCCGTATCTGGCTTCTGTGGTAAATGGTGATGGCAAGGATAGCTTGGTGCCTCTGGTCGAGTGCACCCCCCACATGTGCCCAATAAGAGTGCACTGGCATGTCAAGGTTAGCTACAGGAATTACTGGAGGGTCAAGATCACGGTGACCAACTTCAACTACCGGATGAACTACTCGCGGTGGAACCTCGTCGCGCAGCACCCAAATTTCGACAACCTCACCACTATCTTCAGCTTCAACTACAAGGCTCTGAACCCTTATGGGACAATAA ATGACACCGCGATGCTGTGGGGAATCAAGTACTACAATGACCTGCTCATGACTGCCGGGCCAGATGGGAATGTTCAGTCCGAGCTTCTGTTCAGGAAGGACGCAGCAACGTTCACCTTCCAGAAAGGCTGGGCGTTTCCGAGAAGAGTGTACTTCAATGGCGACAATTGCGTGATGCCGCCTCCAGATGCGTATCCATGGCTGCCGAATGCTTCGCCGCGATTGTCAGCTTCACTTCTACTTCCAAACATTGCTGTTTGGGCAGCATTGGTGTTCTTGCAGCTGGTTCATGCGTAG
- the LOC100837544 gene encoding mitochondrial import inner membrane translocase subunit TIM17-2 produces the protein MGTPETSREPCPDRILDDVGGAFGMGAVGGSIFHFLKGTYNSPNGERLMGGAQAMRMNAPRVGGSFAVWGGLFSAFDCTMVFVRQKEDPWNSIIAGAATGGFLSMRQGLGASGRSALMGGALLALIEGAGLMLNRVLAAPQNLPPLPADDPSLAAAMAGGGGGFHGVGGFPGMPQPNVSPNEVASSSGGGSWFGGLFGKEEEEKKPSGSGGKSDMLESFETPSPPIPSFEYK, from the coding sequence atggGGACGCCGGAGACTTCGCGCGAGCCGTGCCCGGACCGGATCCTCGACGACGTGGGCGGCGCGTTCGGGATGGGCGCCGTGGGGGGATCCATCTTCCATTTCCTCAAGGGCACCTACAACTCCCCCAACGGCGAGCGCCTCATGGGCGGCGCCCAGGCCATGCGCATGAACGCGCCGCGGGTCGGCGGGAGCTTCGCCGTCTGGGGCGGCCTCTTCTCCGCCTTCGACTGCACCATGGTCTTCGTGCGCCAGAAGGAGGACCCCTGGAACTCCAtcatcgccggcgccgccaccggcgggTTCCTCTCCATGCGCCAGGGCCTCGGGGCCTCCGGCCGCTCGGCGCTCATGGGCGGCGCGCTACTCGCCCTCATCGAGGGCGCAGGCCTCATGCTCAACCGcgtcctcgccgcgccgcagaatctcccgcctctccccgccgacgacccCAGCCTGGCCGCTGCCAtggcgggcggaggaggcggcttCCATGGCGTAGGCGGCTTCCCAGGCATGCCTCAGCCAAACGTGTCCCCCAATGAGGTCGCGAGCTCGAGTGGTGGAGGTAGCTGGTTCGGGGGCCTGTtcggcaaggaggaggaggagaagaagcccaGCGGAAGTGGGGGCAAGTCGGACATGTTGGAGAGCTTCGAGACGCCCAGCCCTCCGATACCATCGTTCGAGTACaagtga
- the LOC104583823 gene encoding mitochondrial import inner membrane translocase subunit TIM17-2, producing MSMSPSERDPCPDCILDSAGAGFAIGAVGGSTWYFLKGLRNSPNGTRLTGGIESVRMNVPRLAGSFAVWGGLYSAMDCTMVFVRRKEDPWNSIIAGAATGGILSLREGLRAAGRSALFVGALCAFMDGASLMHSRVVAEQQNLPPLPADNPNLDATVAAEEGGLPSRVGSWIGSPFGKEVEVKKTNDTVSKNLESFETPSPPIPSFEYK from the coding sequence ATGTCGATGTCTCCTTCTGAGAGGGATCCATGCCCAGACTGCATCCTCGACAGTGCAGGTGCGGGGTTTGCCATTGGTGCTGTTGGAGGTTCTACCTGGTACTTCCTGAAGGGCCTCCGGAACTCGCCTAATGGCACACGGTTGACAGGCGGTATAGAGTCCGTGCGCATGAACGTGCCGCGGCTCGCTGGGAGTTTTGCCGTCTGGGGTGGTCTCTACTCCGCCATGGATTGCACCATGGTGTTTGTGCGCCGGAAGGAGGACCCCTGGAATTCCATCATTGCTGGCGCCGCCACTGGCGGGATCCTCTCCTTACGCGAGGGCCTTAGAGCCGCTGGCCGCTCGGCACTATTCGTCGGTGCCCTCTGTGCCTTCATGGACGGTGCCAGCCTCATGCACAGCCGTGTTGTTGCCGAGCAGCAGAATCTCCCCCCGCTCCCTGCTGACAACCCCAACTTGGACGCTACTGTTGCCGCAGAAGAAGGTGGCTTGCCGAGTCGTGTGGGTAGCTGGATCGGCAGTCCCTTCGGCAAGGAAGTGGAGGTGAAGAAAACCAATGACACCGTGTCCAAGAATTTGGAGAGTTTCGAGACGCCCAGCCCTCCGATACCATCGTTCGAGTACAAGTGA
- the LOC100837851 gene encoding COBRA-like protein 6, producing the protein MELLPAHAVLALLLAATLSLAVAYDPLDPHGNITIKWDIISWTPDGYVAAVTINNFQAYRQIPSPGWTVGWTWAKREVIWSMVGAQATEQGDCSKFKSNLPHSCKRDPAVVDLLPGVPYNQQIANCCRGGVVSAFGQDPATAVSAFQVSVGQAGTTNKTVKVPKNFTFLGPGNGYTCGPAKVVPSTVFLSPDRRRKTQALMTWNVTCTYSQHLASRYPTCCVSFSSFYNDTIVPCARCACGCGVKSCVRSPRDSKRLVPAASSAHALGLRRGGNRESLAPVLQCTTHMCPVRVHWHVKLNYHDYWRAKVTVTNFNYAMNYTGWTLVAQHPNLDNITQVFSFDYKPVVSYGSINDTAMFYGMKFFNDQLMEAGPYGNVQSEVLMRKDASTFTFRQGWAFPRKIYFNGDECQMPPPDDYPYMPNSSPPSALASTAMIVGSAVAAFLVLLMA; encoded by the exons ATGGAGCTGCTGCCGGCTCACGCCGtgctcgcgctgctcctcgccgccacgcTCTCCCTCGCAG TGGCTTACGACCCGTTGGATCCCCACGGCAACATCACCATAAAATGGGACATCATATCCTGGACGCCCGACGGATACGTC GCGGCGGTGACGATCAACAACTTCCAGGCGTACCGCCAGATCCCGTCCCCAGGATGGACGGTGGGATGGACGTGGGCGAAGCGGGAGGTGATCTGGTCCATGGTGGGCGCGCAGGCCACGGAGCAAGGCGACTGCTCGAAATTCAAGTCCAACCTGCCACATTCCTGCAAGCGCGACCCGGCCGTGGTGGACCTGCTCCCGGGCGTCCCTTACAACCAGCAGATCGCCAactgctgccgcggcggcgtcgtctCCGCCTTCGGCCAGgaccccgccaccgccgtctcGGCTTTCCAGGTCAGCGTCGGCCAGGCCGGCACCACCAACAAGACCGTCAAGGTCCCCAAGAACTTCACCTTCCTCGGTCCCGGCAATGGCTACACCTGCGGCCCCGCCAAGGTCGTCCCCTCCACCGTCTTCCTCTCACCCGATCGCCGCCGCAAGACCCAAGCCCTCA TGACGTGGAACGTGACGTGCACGTACTCGCAGCACCTGGCGTCGAGGTACCCGACGTGCTgcgtctccttctcctccttctacAACGACACCATCGTGCCCTGCGCGCGGTGcgcctgcggctgcggcgtcAAGAGCTGCGTCCGGAGCCCGCGGGACTCGAAGCGGCTcgtgccggcggcgtcgagcgcGCACGCTCTGGGGCTCCGTCGCGGCGGCAACCGGGAGAGCTTGGCGCCGGTGCTGCAGTGCACGACGCACATGTGCCCCGTGCGAGTCCACTGGCACGTCAAGCTCAACTACCACGACTACTGGCGCGCCAAGGTGACCGTCACGAACTTCAACTACGCCATGAACTACACCGGCTGGACGCTCGTCGCCCAGCACCCCAACCTTGACAACATCACCCAGGTCTTCAGCTTCGACTACAAACCCGTCGTCTCCTACGGCTCCATCa ATGACACGGCCATGTTCTACGGGATGAAGTTCTTCAACGACCAGCTCATGGAGGCCGGGCCGTACGGGAACGTGCAGTCGGAGGTGCTCATGCGAAAGGACGCCAGCACCTTCACTTTCAGGCAGGGATGGGCGTTCCCGAGGAAGATCTACTTCAACGGCGACGAGTGCCagatgccgccgccggacgacTACCCTTACATGCCCAACTCCTCCCCGCCGTCTGCCTTGGCGTCGACCGCCATGATCGTCGGATCAGCCGTCGCCGCTTTCTTGGTGCTCCTCATGGCATGA